The Borrelia hispanica CRI genome has a window encoding:
- a CDS encoding sigma-70 family RNA polymerase sigma factor has protein sequence MNIFSNEDLNIYLKSVREHRLITHEEEIELAKQIKLGSLKAKNQMINANLRLVLKIIKRYAGKGLKIEDLIQEGNLGLIRAAEKYDPSKNTKFSTYASFWIKQSLQRALNTKTRLVKVPYRKENLILQINKYLMEEEKSPKKEDIMERFNLTTAQYVKIIPYLEKEYSLDKKIEGSENSTLLNLYEDNSFNPESTLEQNSTLKHLNYILETKLNEKERYIIKKRYNLDNSDKKSTLKDISTELGISSETVRQIEKRVLKKLREELYQ, from the coding sequence GTGAATATATTTAGCAATGAAGATTTAAATATATATCTAAAATCTGTAAGAGAACATAGACTTATAACTCACGAAGAAGAAATCGAACTTGCAAAACAGATAAAACTAGGAAGTCTAAAAGCAAAAAACCAAATGATAAATGCCAACTTACGTTTAGTTCTCAAGATAATTAAAAGATATGCGGGCAAAGGATTAAAAATAGAAGATCTAATCCAAGAAGGAAATTTAGGTTTAATTAGAGCTGCAGAAAAATATGATCCAAGTAAAAACACCAAATTTTCAACTTATGCTTCATTTTGGATTAAACAATCTCTTCAAAGAGCATTAAATACAAAAACAAGACTCGTAAAGGTGCCATACAGAAAAGAAAATTTAATACTTCAAATAAATAAATATCTAATGGAAGAAGAAAAATCACCCAAAAAAGAAGACATAATGGAAAGATTTAACTTGACAACTGCTCAATATGTAAAGATTATTCCTTATCTTGAAAAAGAATATTCTCTTGATAAAAAGATTGAAGGCTCAGAAAACTCCACGCTACTAAATCTTTATGAAGATAATTCTTTTAATCCTGAGAGTACTCTTGAACAAAATTCAACATTAAAGCATCTAAACTACATACTAGAAACCAAACTAAATGAAAAAGAAAGATATATAATCAAGAAAAGATACAATTTGGACAATAGTGATAAAAAAAGCACATTAAAAGATATTTCTACGGAACTTGGAATATCTTCAGAAACTGTAAGACAGATCGAAAAAAGAGTACTAAAAAAACTCAGAGAAGAACTTTATCAATAA
- a CDS encoding flagellar basal body P-ring protein FlgI yields MKKLIMLIILNLSSFAQENQIKNFSNQNNADKQINEQTKIKNISEIQPANSQILTGIGIVAGLTDKGDSIKEKEILNQILNKIGINEIDLTKTGIKNIALVSVAIKINGNMIKGANHNVYIASMLDSKDLTNGILLKTEFKDKQGKLLATASGPIIINDKSKGTGYILNGATIHENQTYTTYNIILKNKDYSLINLISQNLTKNNIKNNIKSGNIIEIEVDDIGLLSKIEKIEIETMPKVLINEQNKIIMASTNAEIGPLVFSIEKNEEDLFSNKTNKKIKIEIQKMKLNEFISNNSTKFNNKELIQIIKRANKIYKLYGELILEE; encoded by the coding sequence TAAATTTAAGCTCATTTGCACAAGAAAATCAAATTAAAAATTTTTCTAATCAAAATAATGCTGACAAACAAATAAATGAACAAACAAAAATAAAAAATATTTCTGAAATACAACCTGCTAATTCACAAATATTAACAGGAATTGGAATAGTAGCAGGACTTACTGATAAAGGAGATTCAATTAAAGAAAAAGAAATTTTAAATCAAATTTTAAACAAAATTGGTATTAACGAAATAGATCTAACCAAAACAGGAATCAAAAACATCGCATTAGTCAGTGTAGCAATCAAAATAAATGGAAATATGATTAAAGGTGCAAATCATAATGTTTACATAGCATCTATGCTAGATTCAAAAGATTTAACAAACGGCATACTTTTAAAAACAGAATTTAAAGACAAACAAGGAAAGTTATTAGCAACTGCATCAGGACCAATAATAATCAATGATAAATCAAAAGGTACAGGGTACATATTAAATGGAGCAACAATACATGAGAATCAGACCTATACAACTTACAATATAATTTTAAAAAATAAAGATTATTCTCTAATAAATTTAATAAGTCAAAATCTAACAAAAAATAACATAAAAAACAATATAAAATCAGGAAATATTATAGAAATTGAAGTTGATGACATTGGACTACTAAGTAAAATTGAGAAAATAGAAATAGAAACTATGCCTAAAGTTTTAATCAATGAACAAAATAAAATAATTATGGCAAGCACAAATGCAGAAATAGGACCCCTCGTATTCTCAATTGAAAAAAATGAAGAAGACTTATTTAGTAACAAAACAAATAAAAAGATAAAAATAGAAATACAAAAGATGAAATTAAATGAATTTATATCAAATAATTCAACTAAGTTTAATAACAAAGAATTAATACAAATAATTAAAAGAGCAAATAAAATTTATAAACTATACGGAGAATTAATTTTAGAGGAATAA
- a CDS encoding rod-binding protein has translation MINKINSQYIKTQNQIKILKEKVEEINQNKNDNKLYEAALEFEAIFVNQMLKSMKNSLNKENNLINGGQTEEIFEDMIYSERAKQIAKSKSFRLADVIYNQIKTTNNLRK, from the coding sequence ATGATAAATAAAATCAATTCACAATATATAAAGACACAAAATCAAATAAAAATATTAAAAGAAAAAGTAGAGGAAATAAATCAAAACAAAAATGACAATAAACTTTATGAAGCTGCTCTAGAATTTGAAGCAATATTTGTAAATCAAATGCTCAAGAGTATGAAAAATTCTTTAAATAAAGAAAATAATTTAATTAATGGAGGACAAACAGAAGAAATTTTTGAAGACATGATTTATTCAGAAAGAGCAAAACAAATAGCCAAATCCAAAAGTTTTAGACTTGCTGATGTAATCTACAATCAAATTAAAACAACAAATAATCTTAGAAAATAA